The stretch of DNA CTTCAGGGTGAAAAAAGAGCCAATTCGATACAGCtaaagttttgaaatctcGTTGAGTAGCCGTAATGGTACAataaaaacgaaaaagTATTCTCTATTGTGTCAAAAACACCCCTGTATATCCAGTTGTCCCTTTTTCAAGCTTGTATTGACAGTTCTGAATATCGCAGAACGGTTCTCATCAAAATTCAATATTGCGTAACGGACTTATTGTTGCATTTTCAAGTAAATAAGCCGGGTCAGGATGCCCGCCGTAGATAGTAAAAAGTAGGTATAACATGCGCAAGAGCAAAACGGATTTGACAACATATCCAAGTGATAAGTGGTCGTTTAGATACATCATATACTATAACGGTTTGATATTGAGAGCCCAGTTAAAATTAACATctgttttttgttttttaatTGACATTCAATCATCGGTTGCTTTCCTTGTGAAACTGTACGCGTTGTCTTAAACGAAACGTGTTTTAAGGTAGGTCATCGACAGGTAAAAAATAGCTTATTAGCAGAAGAACGCTAGCGGTAAGATCTGAAACAGGATCGCACAGTCTCAATGAGTAACAAGAGGACATCTGTAGAACAGCTCATATCATGCCCAATTTGCTCTAGAAaagtctttttttccttaatCAACTCTCATCTTGACATATGTGGCAAGGAAAAGTCAAAGCCTTCGAGTAGGCCACAAACGGTGTCAAGTCTTTTGGCAGGCCCaaaaaagaggaaacaAGCTAACTCAGagaaattcattgatcTTGAAAATAAGGACCATGAAATTAAGCCAGGTCTTAAGAGCGAGAGTGATGATATTGAGattgttgaaaatgaaagcaaAAGATTTAAGGCAGCACCATCCACGGATTTTGCGAAATCAATAGTGGAGCCTGCTTCGAGCAGAGATCAACTTCACAACGATTACGAAAGCAGATGGTTGCAGAAAATAAGCCATTTGCCACTTAGTGAAAAATTGAGGCCAAAAGAATTAAGAGATTATGTAGGTCAGCAGCACATTCTCTCTCAAGATAATGGTACATTGTTCAAATACATAAAACAAGGGACTATACCATCTATGATACTCTGGGGCCCTCCAGGTGTAGGAAAGACTTCACTAGCTAGACTATTAACGAAAACTGCGACAACCAGTAGTAATGAATCAAATGTTGGTTCCAGGTACTTCATGATCGAAACAAGTGCGACAAAGGCAAATACGCAAGAATTGAGAGgtatatttgaaaaatcaaaaaaggaatatcAATTgaccaaaagaagaactgtactttttattgatgaaattcaCAGATTCAATAAAGTTCAACAGGATTTGTTATTGCCACACGTAGAAAACGGTGACATTATTTTGATTGGTGCAACGACAGAAAATCCAAGTTTTCAGCTGAACAATGCTCTCATTAGCAGATGTCTGATTTTTGTCCTAGAAAAGCTGAATGTCAACGAACTGTGTATTGTTTTATCAAGAGGAATTGCATTATTGAATAAATGCAGGAAACAAGTATGGAATATTGAAAATCCTTTGAAATTGTCTAGAAGCATACTGGAGTACGTGGTAGATCTGTCGGTGGGTGATACAAGGAGGGCGTTAAATATGTTGGAAATGATCGAAGTTTCAACAAGAGAGCGCAAGGCCGACGAGGAAGAATTATCTATCGATGATGTACGAGACATAATTAAgaacaacagcagcaacgGGTTGAATACATACTATGACCCAAAGGGAGATAACCATTATGATACAATCTCTGCGTTTCATAAATCCATTAGAGGTGGGGACGAAAACGCCTCACTGTACTATTTAGCAAGAATGTTGCAGGGAGGAGAGGACCCATTGTATGTTGCCCGAAGAATGATTCGAATAGCTTCTGAAGATATCGGATTACGGGATAGTTCATTATTGCCCTTGGCTGTCGCGGCACATGACGCAGTAATGAAAGTTGGTTTGCCAGAGGCAGACCTTGCACTGGCGCAATGTTGTGTTGCTTTGGCTAGGGCACCAAAGTCAGTAGAACTATATAGAGCttggaagaaattaagGGCAATGATGAGCGAGAACATGTACAGTTTAGCAAGCAGTGAGATACCGATGCATATCAGAAATGCGCCAACCAAATTGATGGAGGAGCTGGGTTATCATAAAGGCTACAAGTACAATCCCGATTATATTGAAGGAAAAGTCCAACAAGACTACTTTCCCAAAGAAGTGCTCGAGAAATGTCCAAATAAAACTGACTTAAAGTTCCTGGACGGCAAACATTTAGGAGACAAAGAAGATCCTGACTTGAGACAGTCATATCAGGGTTAGTCAAGGGTCTTCCATACTTCTCTCAATGCCGCGTCTAcaattcatatttttttctctgttGGCCAATGCCGCTTGTTTTTTTACGCTTGAGGCGCATTGCATTGCTGGCACGTTTTTGTGCAGCATGAACGATATAAACTATAATTTTAGATAATCAAGGATccacctttttttttcatgctAGAAAAGTCTCGCGGGCCCATCTGAGATATATTAGAACATATACGCATCCTATAAGAAGAGCACATTATTCTTGAATTagttcttccttttcctcGACCTTCCAGCTTGTAAAATGAGCCAGGCTTGAGGAGCATAGATACGCAAAAATGGAAGATAAGCGGAAAAGACGAGCCGCTACACTTAGTACAGCATTGATATTATTTGTGGCATGCTGCGTTTATACactatatatattcaaGTTTGATAACCCTCGGTTGTCTCCACCAGTTTCCTTATTGCCTACAATTAGCAccttgaagaaaattgagCATGTAACAGATTTAAATAAGGAGTACGTTTTTGTTGGTGACGTTCATGGTAACTATGATGAGTTCATAGAACTCATTGATGACAAGATTGGAGGACTAGGAGAAAATATAACAATGATATTGCTGGGTGACTTTATTCACAAGGGCCCGGACTCAGACAAGGTCGTGTCGTATATTCTAAATCACAAGGATCAAGTCAAGTGCGTTTTGGGCAATCATGAAATATTGGTCATGATGGCCTATTTAAACCCAGACTTCTCGAAATGGGTAAGACGCCCCAAATTAATGACACCTTTAACTTTCAGTACGGAGACTAATTTCATACCACAAGACATCTCTAAAATCAGCAACGCACATGGACGGTTAGCTCGCGAACTTGGGTTTTCCAAATTAAGTCAGCTAGCGGAACATTGTTCTATGGCCATAGAACTAGATCTGGATATTACCGGTGATATACTCTTTGGTGCACATGCAGGGATGGTTCCGGGAGACTTCATGAAGCCCAACCAAATTCCGGGCGTGAGCTCTCTGTCAAACATGAAGTACGTTGATAAGAAGAACTGGTCAAAAACATCACgtgaaaaggaaaacaagaatTATGTGAGATGGTACACACTGTGGGACAAATACGGAGACCACTTTAGTAACGCCAAAGTATTTTACGGGCACGATGCATCCATGGGACTAAACCTACGGAGACAGACCAAAGGTTTGGACACAGCATGTATAAAGAACAATCTGCTTTCATCTATGAAAGTGAAGTACGATATTAAGAAGGGGCAATATGACTATGAATTAATTCAAGTACAATGCTcttaaaacaaaaagtaCTACTTAAAAGCGCAACAGATTTTATATAATGTACTATATGAAAAAGAtatgaatattattatgtaaCTCATAATACTGAATCTtaaatttcaatgaaaCTTTCGCTGGAGCTACAAGTATTCTTGCCCAATGGCCGCTACCCGCCTCTTCTTCGTTGTTGAAGTTTTAAAATTTAGcgagaaaagaaaacaaaaccGAAAACAGACAACCGCAATCATTTCTTCAACACCCAACATCCAGCACCTAAACACCATCAATACACGTtttaaacaaaacaaacCCATAGCCCAAAAGGTAGTAAACACAAACCGTTGTATACGCAACCGCCCTACATAAGACACTATTTGCGTACAGATTATCTCAATATGTCTAGTCCAgatgattttgaaactGCACCAGCAGAATATGTTGATGCATTGGATCCGAGTATGGTCGTTGTTGACAGTGGTTCTGCTGCAGTCACAGCGCCATCGGATTCAGCCGCTGAGGTAAAAGCTAATCAAAACGAAGAAAACACTGGTGCTACTGCTGCTGAAACTAGTGAGAAAGTGGATCAGACGGAGGtcgaaaagaaagatgatgatgatacCACTGAAGTCGGTGTAACAACTACCACGCCTTCCATTGCTGATACTGCTGCTACCGCTAACATTGCTTCGACATCAGGTGCATCTGTTACTGAACCTACTACTGATGACACCGCTGCTgatgagaaaaaggaacaaGTAAGTGGTCCTCCTCTGTCAAATATGAAATTCTATCTTAATCGCGACGCGGATGCGCATGACTCTTTAAATGATATTGATCAATTAGCGCGTCTGATTAGAGCAAACGGTGGTGAAGTGCTAGACTCCAAGCCAAGAGAATCAAAAGAGAATGTTTTCATCGTGTCACCCTATAATCATACCAATTTACCAACGGTAACTCCGACTTATATTAAGGCATGTTGTCAAAGCAACTCGCTACTGAACATGGAAAATTATTTAGTACCATACGATAACTTTAGAGAAGTTGTCGATAGTAGGTTGCAGGAGGAATCGCATTCTAATGGTGTAGATAATAGCAATAGCAATAGCGATAACAAGGATTCTATCAGGCCCAAAACAGAAATAATCTCTACGAATACTAATGGCGCTACGGAAGACTCAACCAGCGAAAAAGTTATGGTAGACGCTGAACAACAAGCTAGATTACAAGAGCAAGCTCAGCTCCTTCGTCAACATGTAAGCAGCACCGCATCAATCACAAGCGGAGGGCACAATGACTTGGTCCAGATCGAACAACCTCAAAAAGATACCtccaataataataatagcaacGTCAACGACGAAGACAATGATCTTTTGACACAGGACAACAACCCTCAAACAGCAGATGAGGGGAATGCATCTTTTCAAGCACAAAGGTCCATGATTTCGAGAGGCGCTTTGCCCTCCCACAATAAAGCTTCTTTTACagatgaggaagatgaGTTTATTTTGGATGTTGTGAGAAAAAATCCAACCAGGCGTACAACACATACTCTTTACGATGAAATATCCCATTATGTGCCTAACCACACGGGTAATTCTATTAGGCACCGATTTAGAGTCtatctttccaaaagaCTAGAGTACGTTTATGAGGTTGACAAGTTTGGTAAATTGGTTAGAGACGACGATGGAAATCTGATAAAGACTAAAGTTTTGCCACCATCAAttaaaaggaaattttCAGCAGATGAAGATTACACTTTGGCAATCGCGGTCAAGAAGCAGTTTTATCGTGATTTGTTTCAAATCGACCCTGATACTGGAAGATCACTTATCACAGATGAGGATACACCCACTGCTATAGCGAGGAGGAATATGACAATGGATCCAAATCATGTGCCAGGGAGTGAACCCAACTTTGCAGCTTACAGAACCCAAAGCCGTAGGGGACCGATTGCAcgagaatttttcaagcaTTTTGCCGAAGAGCATGCAGCACATACTGAGAATGCTTGGAGAGATAGGTTTAGGAAGTTTCTTCTCGCTTACGGCATTGATGATTATATTAGTTATTATGAAGCTGAAAAAGCTCAGAATAGAGAGCCGGAACCGATGAAGAACCTCACCAATAGACCCAAGAGGCCTGGCGTTCCCACTCCTGGCAATTATAACTCTGCCGCCAAGAGGGCAAGAAATTATAGTTCTCAAAGAAATGTTCAGCCTACTGCCAATGCAGCGTCCGCTAATGCTGCTGCCGCTGCTGCTGCCGCTGCTTCCAACTCTTACGCTATACCAGAAAACGAATTACTGGACGAAGATACCATGAATTTCATTTCCAGTTTAAAGAATGATCTATccaatatttcaaatagTTTGCCCTTTGAGTATCCACACGAGATTGCGGAAGCTATAAGAAGCGATTTTTCGAATGAAGatatatatgataatattgaTCCTGATACCATAAGCTTTCCACCAAAAATTGCAACAACAGATCTTTTCCTGCCATTGTTCTTTCATTTTGGCAGTACGAGACAATTTATGGATAAACTTCATGAAGTTATTTCAGGAGATTATGAGCCATCACAGGCTGAAAAACTGGTACAGGATCTTTGCGATGAAACTGGTATAcgtaaaaatttcagtACGAGCATATTGACGTGTTTATCCGGGGATCTGATGGTCTTTCCTCGCTATTTCTTGAACATGTTTAAGGACAATGTTAATCCTCCTCCCAACGTTCCTGGTATTTGGACACATGATGACGACGAATCGCTAAAAAGCAATGATCAAGAACAAATAAGGAAACTGGTTAAAAAGCATGGAACTGGTAGAATGGAAATGaggaaaagattttttgagAAGGACCTGTTATGAGTAATTGAATTAAGTAACATCATTGTTTAACTTATTTTACTCCTTTATTTCACTGATTCACGTTTTCTACTTTGTTTTTCAGTTCAATGTATAATTTATGTAAACTTTTACGtattttaattttcaaaattcttaCAATGATTAAGGCGGAACAGTTTTATAGAATCCCATTAgcaaaaaagagagaagaaaaggaggaaaGTATAACGCAGAACGAAGATTCTCATTTTTAACGtgtcttttcttcaaggATAAAACGCCTAACTAGCAAATAACTGGCGATTAGCAGACTACAATGGACAGTGAAGCAAGTGACATTGAGGCAGAGTTATCCGACAGCGTCTCAGCTGGTGGGGAAGAATACattgacgatgatgattatACGGAAGATATTGACGATCAGATAGTCACAGCCAAATCATCTAGAAGAACAGCACGTAGGAGTGTACCTAAGGGTGTAAGAACCTCAAAACGCATTAGAGATAAAGAACTTTCTGTGGAGGTTGATGAAGATTATGATGAGGAGGAAGATGTATTGAGCCCTTCTAAGAAGCGCCATCTACACACCAGATCAATGGACAAAAGGCAAGTTGCCGCAACAGCTTCTGAAAAATCTGATATTGGTGATAGTAAAGGTAATGATGGCGAAATAGAAGACGGTatattggaagaagaagagagcTTAGAGAAGGAACTGAATAGAGGTGGAGGAAAGGAGGTAGAGAAAAGTGAAGAATCTTACTACGCCCAAAACGATGTTGGACAGAAGGGGGAGGAAGAACAAGACGGGGAATCTGGAGGCTATGAAGATAATGAACCCAGTATAAGTAAAGAGTCAGACGAATTGGTCTCTGTGGTAAACGGTAACGGTAACgaagaggatgatgaaGTGGAGgcaacaaaagaaaatacaaCAGATTCTACTAGAAGTACTACGACTCGAAGCAAGATGCTGTTAGATTTGCTGGAAGATGGTGGGtctaaaaagaaattaacagatgaagaaatcCAGCTGCGAAGAGCCGAAAATGCACGTAAAAGGAAGAACCTTAGCGAGAAGAGACTGGAAGAGGAGAAGCAGGACACAATCAATaagcttttgaagaaaagggcCGGTAAGTCTAGGAGCCACTTGCcaaatgatgatgaaaagaatgatGGCTCTTCAAGTTTCGTGAAACCACGCAGGCCTTACAATAGCGAGGGTATGACAAGAATTCTGCGGAGATATGAAGAAGACTTATTTTGTACATTTTAAGTAGAGGACGCAATTTAAGTATTTGATGTATATCGTTTGTTTTATTTCTGTTGGTATCGGTTGGGCTCGGTATTATTGTTACACCCGCGTTGTCAAGTAAATTTATAAGGGTCCAAGATAAAATGAAAGCattgaaatatttccaTCATTCTGATAAGCAGAACCACGTAAGGCAGACTAAAAATCATGACATCGATTAACAGTTTTCCCAGGAATATTGACTGGCCTTCCAACATAGgcattaaaaaaatagaggGAACTAATCCAACGGTGAATGCCATCAAGGGCTTGTTATATAATGGTGGATCAATTTATGCATTTCTATATTTTGTTATTGCTATGTTTGTTGAACCAACGCTACAAAAGCAGTACCAGCAGAGAAATGATTTTTCcttgtttgttttgttgCGTTTGAGAAGAATCATAGCGCAATTGCAAAAACGACTGGTGATGACCCCAGTATCGTCGTTGGGGTTCAACGAACAGAATAACTTTGTGGAGAGGTCCACTCAAACTTCAGACGACAATATAATACGAGAAGATAATAGCCATTGGGCTGAAATGATTTATCAACTGCAAAATATGAAACAAGAATTACAGTATTTTAACAGATCCTCAGGCCAACCATCTGAAAGTATAGACGATTTTGTCTTTCAAATTAAGATGGTGACTGACCAGGTTGAGTTAACAGATAGGTCCCGAGCTTTCTCAAATAAATCAAGAAATATTATACAGGGAATCCGAGAAATCAAAGGTTGGTTTGTGAATGGCCAAGTGCCAAGGTAACaatcaaaaataatagCATTGAATTTAAAACGCTCTAGTGCACGTAACGCATCCGTCTGATCAGTGGCGAACAATACCGTTATTTTTCATAGTACCTAAGAAGACACATACCAATTTTTGCAAGTGAAAGTGCAGAAACGGTTCCACTAACGATATTACTGCATGCTCTCTATTCTaatgtacatatatatgttcCTTTATCTACAAGAAGTTTcgtaataatatataaatcCCTCAAAAGTGTTATTGTTTCGAGCCCAAATGCTTCAAAATGTATAGTTTGTTggtgtttttcttttcaggTGTACTGTTGTTAGGCTTGAAAGGTTTAAAAGTGCGAACATTCCTTGCTATTAATTCAGGTGAATTTGAGTTGGACCCAAGTATAATCTTTCTGCTAGTAACAATTTGATTGGATACAAAATCGGCatcctcttttctttgatacatttcttttatccgttctcctcttcttttccATCTCTCGTAGGtgttattgttttcctCATCAGTACGCTTCCAGTTGGACTTCAAAATTCTTCGAACAGCCTCGGGAGAAATTTTGAACCGGTCTGCAAGATCAGATGCTGTCAGTTCAGGAAAGTTGAATTTCAATAGTCTTAGAGCCTCCATTTGTTCCTGTGATATCTTTTTTGGTGGGTTCCACCTCTGGCcttgcaatttttttctaactGCCattttctgcttcttccACTCAGGAATGTCTTTCGTACCATCTCGTACTTTTTCTGTAAACTCTTTATTGGACAAACTCGATTTATTGACTAATTTAATAATCTTTTTGGATGACCATCCCCTGTTCTCATTGAGTAATGGACCGCAGCGCAGGCAATGAAAAGAACGACATGCTATTCGCAGAATGTTCATGCCAAGTGCTAACCAAATGATTCAGAAGGAAGTCGAAGGGAATACGTAGTGCCTTGTTAAATAGCTTACCGTGATATGAACAGTATACGATCGACTCTCCTTGGAGACTTTCTACACCATTGGTGATTGGTGTTTTAGTTCTACCATCATTTCATATTTACTAGCTTTATGATCATTTTAGACGACTGTGGGAatgttgttatttttactaATCACTTTTACTTAGTAATGTCCCTTAAGGACAGCACTGAAAGCAAAGTAGTCAAGCACTTCATTCGAACTTGATTAGTAGAAACAAACTTCATTCTTTCTTTACGTATCCAGTCCAATAATATCTGCAGTAGTTATAGTGACTGATGaacattttgaagaagtttaTGGAGTCTGGTAACAAGCCAGAGCTCATCACGATACCTTCTGGGCAGTTTAATCTTTTGAGGTCTAAGAATTCCCCTAAAGCTGCTTTAGAATGTATTTACAACAATGCAACTTTAAGCGTACGTAAAATAGGCAAATTTGATTATGAGTTGGCGGTTTATAGGGTAGAGGACGATAGTGAAGGAGGCACGGGAGATGAGGCTGAGAATTTTGAAGACGACACCATCAGTGTTTTATCCACACAGtctaaaaagaaagaagaggagTGGAGCGTTGAAATATCGGATAAAATCATGTTTCACAAAACATGGGATAAACAAGGAAACGTGGCGCTTGTGTGGGAGAACTTAAGAGGTGATGAACAAGATGAAAAGGTTCAATTTGTTGTTGCCGCTGATGTGTCGTTTTCTGATGTTGAACAGTTTATCCAAACTGTTTACCGATGCCAATTCGAAGTaaggaataaaaaatccTCTCTCACTGCCTCAGCAGATGACTTAAAGGAAATAGAGCATAGATCAACCAGGCTCTTTGTtcaagatgatgatgacgagTTAGATTCAAGCTCAGATGACTTTCAAGATGCTAAAGACACCTCTTTTGAGCACGAGAAGGAAAGTGAAATATTGGAAAGAACTCCTTctccattgaaaaaagttccAGAAGGGGAATATTGTTGTTTAGTGATGTCTAGCCTATACATGTATGATCcaattcaagaaaaatttattctGCAGGAGCCCGTGGTAAAGGTAGCAATTATTGATACAGGCAAGTACGAATTTTGGCTAGCGATAGAAGGTAAAGATAATCGTCTTGGGACTCAGGTCGCCCCAAATATCAATCCTACCTTTGAATTAGCTACCGAtgcctttcttttcaactaTACGCTACAAAACATTACATTGTCTTATATGTTAAAATTTAAGGACTTAGATAAGTGTATTCAATTCAGGTTTGCTTGGGTTAAATGTTTATGGATGACTTTGAACAAAGAAACGTGGACCGACGTTCCtgaaaaggagaaagatTATATTTTAGATTCATCATCCGTGCCATTGGAAAAGCAATTTGATGACATTTTACACATAGATGACAGATCAAATGAGGAAAGAGATAAAGAATCAAGCGAAAGTGAAAATGATAGCGAAGATGAGGATGACGAAAACGATCACTCCAAAAGAATCATTTCATCTGAAGCCTTTGAAGAACCTAGGCGTGCGACTTCCAAAGGTAATAGTTCATTGACTGTCGCCTTTAGGAACAACAGGTCATATGTTACAAGAGATAACAGAATTGGTGTGTTCAAAAcggatgatgaagacgattCTCTAGAATTTGTAGCTGCCATAAAGAATATTTCTAATTTAGGTGGTAAAAGCATTGATCCTCATAAGCCAATGTTGTATATGGAAGATCGTAATTTAATTTTGACTGATGGCGAAAATGAGAACAAACTTTATAAGATGGATATAGAAAGAGGAAAGGTGATTGAAGAATGGTCTACTGGTGACAAGAATGTTGTTCAATATGGTCCAACCAAAAAATTCGATCAAATGACGCCTGAACAAACAATTGTTGGCGTTTCACAGAAAGGTGTCTTTAAAATTGATCCTAGAATTAAcggaaaaaataaaatagcCGTCGATGAATCAAAAGATTACGTGGGTAAATATAACTTTAGCTCTATTGGAACAACAGAGAGTGGTTATATTGCTATTGGGTCAGAAAAAGGTGACATAAAACTATATGATAGGCTCGGTATTAGGGCAAAAACTGCTATACCTTCACTAGGCCAAGCAATCAAGTTTATTACTACCTCTGCTGACGGTAAATGGTTATTGGCGACTTGCGAGAGTACTCTGCTTCTTAtggatttgaaaattaagGATGGAAAAAATGCTGGCAACATTGGATTTCTGAAGTCGTTCCCAGCCAGTGAAAATGTTAAAACATATGTATTAAAAATACGACCAGAACATTCGGCATCAATCT from Saccharomyces cerevisiae S288C chromosome XIV, complete sequence encodes:
- the RAP1 gene encoding DNA-binding transcription factor RAP1 (Essential DNA-binding transcription regulator that binds many loci; involved in transcription activation, repression, chromatin silencing, telomere length maintenance; represses divergent noncoding transcription at highly expressed genes, prevents transcription initiation at cryptic promoters near its binding sites; relocalizes to cytosol under hypoxia; recruits Sir complex to telomeric DNA; present in quiescent cell telomere hyperclusters), with product MSSPDDFETAPAEYVDALDPSMVVVDSGSAAVTAPSDSAAEVKANQNEENTGATAAETSEKVDQTEVEKKDDDDTTEVGVTTTTPSIADTAATANIASTSGASVTEPTTDDTAADEKKEQVSGPPLSNMKFYLNRDADAHDSLNDIDQLARLIRANGGEVLDSKPRESKENVFIVSPYNHTNLPTVTPTYIKACCQSNSLLNMENYLVPYDNFREVVDSRLQEESHSNGVDNSNSNSDNKDSIRPKTEIISTNTNGATEDSTSEKVMVDAEQQARLQEQAQLLRQHVSSTASITSGGHNDLVQIEQPQKDTSNNNNSNVNDEDNDLLTQDNNPQTADEGNASFQAQRSMISRGALPSHNKASFTDEEDEFILDVVRKNPTRRTTHTLYDEISHYVPNHTGNSIRHRFRVYLSKRLEYVYEVDKFGKLVRDDDGNLIKTKVLPPSIKRKFSADEDYTLAIAVKKQFYRDLFQIDPDTGRSLITDEDTPTAIARRNMTMDPNHVPGSEPNFAAYRTQSRRGPIAREFFKHFAEEHAAHTENAWRDRFRKFLLAYGIDDYISYYEAEKAQNREPEPMKNLTNRPKRPGVPTPGNYNSAAKRARNYSSQRNVQPTANAASANAAAAAAAAASNSYAIPENELLDEDTMNFISSLKNDLSNISNSLPFEYPHEIAEAIRSDFSNEDIYDNIDPDTISFPPKIATTDLFLPLFFHFGSTRQFMDKLHEVISGDYEPSQAEKLVQDLCDETGIRKNFSTSILTCLSGDLMVFPRYFLNMFKDNVNPPPNVPGIWTHDDDESLKSNDQEQIRKLVKKHGTGRMEMRKRFFEKDLL
- the IES2 gene encoding Ies2p (Protein that associates with the INO80 chromatin remodeling complex; associates with the INO80 complex under low-salt conditions; essential for growth under anaerobic conditions; protein abundance increases in response to DNA replication stress), whose protein sequence is MDSEASDIEAELSDSVSAGGEEYIDDDDYTEDIDDQIVTAKSSRRTARRSVPKGVRTSKRIRDKELSVEVDEDYDEEEDVLSPSKKRHLHTRSMDKRQVAATASEKSDIGDSKGNDGEIEDGILEEEESLEKELNRGGGKEVEKSEESYYAQNDVGQKGEEEQDGESGGYEDNEPSISKESDELVSVVNGNGNEEDDEVEATKENTTDSTRSTTTRSKMLLDLLEDGGSKKKLTDEEIQLRRAENARKRKNLSEKRLEEEKQDTINKLLKKRAGKSRSHLPNDDEKNDGSSSFVKPRRPYNSEGMTRILRRYEEDLFCTF
- the PEX17 gene encoding Pex17p (Membrane peroxin of the peroxisomal importomer complex; complex facilitates the import of peroxisomal matrix proteins; required for peroxisome biogenesis), with product MTSINSFPRNIDWPSNIGIKKIEGTNPTVNAIKGLLYNGGSIYAFLYFVIAMFVEPTLQKQYQQRNDFSLFVLLRLRRIIAQLQKRLVMTPVSSLGFNEQNNFVERSTQTSDDNIIREDNSHWAEMIYQLQNMKQELQYFNRSSGQPSESIDDFVFQIKMVTDQVELTDRSRAFSNKSRNIIQGIREIKGWFVNGQVPR
- the MGS1 gene encoding ssDNA-dependent ATPase MGS1 (Protein with DNA-dependent ATPase and ssDNA annealing activities; involved in maintenance of genome; interacts functionally with DNA polymerase delta; homolog of human Werner helicase interacting protein (WHIP); forms nuclear foci upon DNA replication stress) produces the protein MSNKRTSVEQLISCPICSRKVFFSLINSHLDICGKEKSKPSSRPQTVSSLLAGPKKRKQANSEKFIDLENKDHEIKPGLKSESDDIEIVENESKRFKAAPSTDFAKSIVEPASSRDQLHNDYESRWLQKISHLPLSEKLRPKELRDYVGQQHILSQDNGTLFKYIKQGTIPSMILWGPPGVGKTSLARLLTKTATTSSNESNVGSRYFMIETSATKANTQELRGIFEKSKKEYQLTKRRTVLFIDEIHRFNKVQQDLLLPHVENGDIILIGATTENPSFQLNNALISRCLIFVLEKLNVNELCIVLSRGIALLNKCRKQVWNIENPLKLSRSILEYVVDLSVGDTRRALNMLEMIEVSTRERKADEEELSIDDVRDIIKNNSSNGLNTYYDPKGDNHYDTISAFHKSIRGGDENASLYYLARMLQGGEDPLYVARRMIRIASEDIGLRDSSLLPLAVAAHDAVMKVGLPEADLALAQCCVALARAPKSVELYRAWKKLRAMMSENMYSLASSEIPMHIRNAPTKLMEELGYHKGYKYNPDYIEGKVQQDYFPKEVLEKCPNKTDLKFLDGKHLGDKEDPDLRQSYQG
- the PPN2 gene encoding putative serine/threonine-protein phosphatase (Zn2+-dependent endopolyphosphatase; required with PPN1 to mobilize polyphosphate stores in response to phosphate starvation; member of the PPP-superfamily of metalloproteases; directly involved in adaptation to mild alkaline conditions through polyphosphate hydrolysis; localizes to the vacuolar lumen via the MVB pathway; null mutant is highly sensitive to azaserine and resistant to sodium-O-vandate) translates to MEDKRKRRAATLSTALILFVACCVYTLYIFKFDNPRLSPPVSLLPTISTLKKIEHVTDLNKEYVFVGDVHGNYDEFIELIDDKIGGLGENITMILLGDFIHKGPDSDKVVSYILNHKDQVKCVLGNHEILVMMAYLNPDFSKWVRRPKLMTPLTFSTETNFIPQDISKISNAHGRLARELGFSKLSQLAEHCSMAIELDLDITGDILFGAHAGMVPGDFMKPNQIPGVSSLSNMKYVDKKNWSKTSREKENKNYVRWYTLWDKYGDHFSNAKVFYGHDASMGLNLRRQTKGLDTACIKNNLLSSMKVKYDIKKGQYDYELIQVQCS